CGGGGAACTTGACCGGCGTCTCGACGGCGCGACGGCCGGGGAAGAATGGGTCGTCTCCGGCTCCTACATGGCTTTCTCCCAGCGGGTATTCTGGCCGCGCGTGGAGACGGTCGTCTGGTTGGACCTGCCCGTGCACCGGCTGCTCTGGCGCGTGCTGGTCCGGTCGTGGAAGCGCTGGCGTTCGAAAGAGTTGCTCTGGGGCACCAATTACGAGCGATTCTGGCCCCAACTCAAAGTGTGGAACCGGGAGGACTCGCTGATCTGGTGGATCGTTACCCAGCAGGGCCGGAAACGCCGGCGCATGCAGGCCTGCATCCAGGATCCCGCATGGCGGCACATCGCCTTTATACGACTCGGATCCAATGCGGAAATCGAAGCGTTCCTGCGTGTCGTGAATGGTATGCAACCGTAGCTTAATCGACTCGTCGATTTTAGGCTGATTCAAAATCGAAACTTGATTTAGCCTGAGTTGATTAAGCCTGAAACGTGCAGTTGATCGTCCTCGGAGAGGAGTGTTAAATTGCGTCGTGGCGGTCAACCGGGGTCGAAACCCCTTGTCTATCGCTTCGTGTGCCACGCGGGCGGTCCGGTCGGCCGGGTCCACCTGGCCCGCCTGGTTCGCCTCGTCGGCGCCGTATGCGTGCTCTGCGCGGTCTACGCGGCGTTTATTCCCATGGCCGTCCTTTCCGTACCCGCCATTGCCGCACAGGAAGAAACAGAGGATAACACCGTGTTCTGGTCGACCACACTGAAGATGATCCGTGCGAAGTTCCCAGGGGTCGCGCAGCTTTCCACCGACAGCCTGCAGACCTGGCTGGATGAATCCGGGCAGGCGCAGATGGGGCGTCCGCTGCTTCTGGACGTGCGGGAGAAGGAGGAATACGAGGTCAGCCACTTGAAAGAAGCCGTACTTGCCGCTTCTGAGAAGGAGGCGCTTGAGGTGCTTGAAGGCGTTCCTTCGGATCAGCCCGTCGTGCTCTACTGTTCCGTGGGCTACCGGTCGTCGGAGATGGCCGGCTTCCTGCAGAAGAGGGGATTCGATAGGGTCTACAACCTGGAAGGATCGATATTCGCTTGGGCCAATGAGGGGAAGCCCGTGTACCGCGGTGATGAGCGCGTGCGGGTTGTCCATCCCTATGACCGGGTGTGGGGCAAGCTGCTGAAGAAGGTGCTCAGGTCCTGGTGAGCCGTCCGGCCGTTGCTGCCACCCAATCCTCTCGGTCTCATAGCCCGCTCTATCTCAAGGTGAACACGGTTTCTTCCGCCCCACCAGGAGCAGGTTCGCCGGCAGTTTCTCCAACGGCGCATCGCGCTCCCAGTCCTGACGCCCGTCTCCGTATTCCTTCATGGCCGTGAGTTCGCATCCGCCATCCAGCATGGCGCGGACCATGTCCGATACCGTCCAGTGGAATTCGTAACTCGGGAGCGATCCCTGATAACCTGAAAGATCCTCGGACCGGTCGTAGGTAAGGGGACCGTGGTCGAAGTAGTGGTATTCCTGCGTCATCGGACCAGCCGAATGTTTCCAGATCCGGCGGAAGGGATGGTACTCGTTGACCATGAAGAGGCCGCCGGGTTTGAGTATCCGAATGGCTTCTCCATAGTAACGATTCAGGTCGGACACCCACACGGCGACGTGGCCGCCCGTATACACGATGTCGAACCCACCGCCAGACGGTTCGGCCGGATCGCCCGGTTCGTCCGGGACGCGTGGACCGCTCGGGTCGCCAAGGCCT
This DNA window, taken from Gemmatimonadota bacterium, encodes the following:
- a CDS encoding adenylate kinase codes for the protein MDVNTVATYRGKPVGRRIHVTGNSCSGKSTLANQLASALDVPLVELDALNWQTGWVGLADTDPGELDRRLDGATAGEEWVVSGSYMAFSQRVFWPRVETVVWLDLPVHRLLWRVLVRSWKRWRSKELLWGTNYERFWPQLKVWNREDSLIWWIVTQQGRKRRRMQACIQDPAWRHIAFIRLGSNAEIEAFLRVVNGMQP
- a CDS encoding rhodanese-like domain-containing protein encodes the protein MRRGGQPGSKPLVYRFVCHAGGPVGRVHLARLVRLVGAVCVLCAVYAAFIPMAVLSVPAIAAQEETEDNTVFWSTTLKMIRAKFPGVAQLSTDSLQTWLDESGQAQMGRPLLLDVREKEEYEVSHLKEAVLAASEKEALEVLEGVPSDQPVVLYCSVGYRSSEMAGFLQKRGFDRVYNLEGSIFAWANEGKPVYRGDERVRVVHPYDRVWGKLLKKVLRSW
- a CDS encoding class I SAM-dependent methyltransferase — encoded protein: MHEANRRGWDAVSAQWQAGIDARVDWRNIPGNIRIALDDVELKYLGDVSGRSACVLGSGDNLVAFALAAAGARVTSVDISQAQLDIAAGRAEELGLTIVFHRADVTELGGLGDPSGPRVPDEPGDPAEPSGGGFDIVYTGGHVAVWVSDLNRYYGEAIRILKPGGLFMVNEYHPFRRIWKHSAGPMTQEYHYFDHGPLTYDRSEDLSGYQGSLPSYEFHWTVSDMVRAMLDGGCELTAMKEYGDGRQDWERDAPLEKLPANLLLVGRKKPCSP